A portion of the Pseudarthrobacter sp. L1SW genome contains these proteins:
- the leuA gene encoding 2-isopropylmalate synthase encodes MRNAQKPSGMPAHRYTPFQDQIKVELPDRTWPDKVITKAPRWCAVDLRDGNQALIDPMSPARKMKMFDLLVRMGYKEIEVGFPSASQTDFDFVRQLIEGNHIPDDVTIQVLTQAREHLIERTYESLVGAKQAIVHLYNSTSVLQRRVVFNQDEDGILDIALQGARLCKKYEETLADTHVTYEYSPESFTGTELEYAVRVCNAVADVFEASADRQVIINLPATVEMATPNVYADSIEWMSRHLHPREGIILSLHPHNDRGTGVAAAELGYMAGADRIEGCLFGNGERTGNVDLVTLGLNLFVQGIDPMIDFSNIDDVRRTVEYCNQLPVPERSPYGGDLVFTAFSGSHQDAIKKGFEALERDAAAAGKAVEDFTWQVPYLPVDPKDLGRSYEAVIRVNSQSGKGGVAYLLKNEHSLDLPRRAQIEFSGVIQKRTDTVGGEVSGAQLWQVFQDEYLPSGKADGQWGRYSLGAVKTETDDDGGMTLHASLTVDGVQVQRTGTGNGPIAALLSILREDGVDVRVLDYSEHALSEGGNAMAAAYVECAVGERVLWGVGIDANTSMSSLKAVISAVNRAIRDARA; translated from the coding sequence ATGCGAAACGCACAGAAGCCCTCAGGAATGCCTGCCCACCGCTACACGCCTTTCCAGGACCAGATCAAGGTTGAGCTGCCGGACCGCACCTGGCCGGACAAGGTCATTACCAAAGCCCCCCGCTGGTGCGCGGTGGACCTGCGTGACGGCAACCAGGCCCTGATCGATCCCATGAGCCCCGCCCGCAAAATGAAGATGTTCGATCTCCTGGTGCGGATGGGCTACAAGGAGATCGAGGTAGGCTTCCCCTCGGCCTCCCAGACGGACTTCGACTTTGTCCGCCAGCTCATTGAAGGCAACCACATCCCGGACGACGTCACCATCCAGGTCCTCACCCAGGCCCGCGAGCACCTGATCGAGCGAACCTACGAATCGCTGGTGGGCGCCAAGCAGGCCATCGTGCACCTTTACAACTCCACCTCCGTCCTGCAGCGCCGGGTGGTCTTCAACCAGGACGAGGACGGCATCCTGGACATCGCCCTGCAGGGTGCGCGGCTGTGCAAGAAGTACGAGGAAACCCTCGCGGACACCCACGTGACCTATGAGTACTCCCCGGAGTCGTTTACGGGCACGGAGCTGGAATACGCCGTGCGCGTCTGCAACGCCGTCGCGGATGTTTTTGAGGCCTCCGCCGACCGCCAGGTCATCATTAACCTGCCCGCAACGGTGGAGATGGCCACCCCCAACGTGTACGCCGACTCCATTGAGTGGATGAGCCGCCACCTGCACCCGCGCGAAGGCATCATCCTCTCGCTGCACCCGCACAACGACCGCGGCACGGGCGTGGCGGCCGCGGAACTGGGCTACATGGCCGGCGCCGACCGCATCGAGGGCTGCCTGTTCGGCAACGGTGAACGGACCGGCAATGTTGACCTGGTGACGCTGGGCCTTAACCTGTTTGTCCAGGGCATCGACCCCATGATCGACTTCTCCAACATCGACGACGTCCGCCGGACCGTGGAGTACTGCAACCAGCTCCCCGTCCCCGAGCGGTCACCCTACGGCGGCGACCTCGTCTTCACGGCGTTCTCCGGCTCGCACCAGGACGCCATCAAGAAGGGCTTCGAGGCGCTGGAGCGGGACGCAGCGGCTGCCGGCAAGGCCGTCGAAGACTTCACCTGGCAGGTGCCCTACCTGCCCGTGGACCCCAAGGACCTGGGCCGCAGCTACGAGGCCGTTATCCGGGTCAACTCGCAGTCCGGCAAGGGCGGCGTGGCCTACCTCCTCAAGAACGAGCACAGCCTGGACCTGCCGCGCCGCGCCCAGATCGAATTCTCCGGCGTCATCCAGAAGCGGACGGACACGGTGGGTGGCGAAGTAAGCGGCGCCCAGCTGTGGCAGGTCTTCCAGGACGAGTACCTGCCGTCCGGGAAGGCCGACGGGCAGTGGGGCCGCTATTCCCTCGGCGCTGTGAAGACGGAAACGGATGACGACGGCGGCATGACGCTTCACGCCTCGCTCACCGTGGACGGCGTGCAGGTCCAGCGGACCGGCACCGGCAACGGCCCCATCGCCGCACTGCTGAGCATCCTGCGCGAAGACGGCGTGGACGTCCGGGTCCTCGACTACAGCGAACACGCCCTCTCCGAAGGCGGCAACGCCATGGCGGCCGCCTACGTCGAATGCGCCGTGGGGGAGCGTGTCCTGTGGGGTGTGGGCATCGACGCCAACACCAGCATGTCTTCACTGAAGGCAGTTATTTCAGCCGTGAACCGCGCCATCCGGGACGCCCGGGCCTAG
- a CDS encoding M13 family metallopeptidase: MPISGIDLSTIDHTVRPQDDLYQHVNGAWLKATEIPDDRPLEGTFTALRDGSEIAVRDIIEEAAAKGGAASGIERKIGDLYNSFMDEASVEAKGLEPIRQRLAAVFATTSVAELVSLAGRLFRADVGGLFYIYPAPDAGNPDRILLYTGQGGLGLPDESYYREEKFAPMVTAYQAHVKTMLELAGVADAGAAAGRVVELETKLASHHWDNVTLRDPQKTYNLKTADEASALFPLLTTWFEAAGIDEAKRQEIVVSTPPFFEGAAALLESEPLAHWQEWLAMRVVSAAAPYLSSSFVDANFAFYGTTISGTPRNKDRWKRGVAVVEAALGEAVGQIYVARHFPETHKARMQALVANLIEAYRQSITAVGWMGEATKAEALRKLEGFRAKIGYPEEWIDYSAVEIDPADLLGNVERAHNADVDRHLDEVGKPVDRNKWLMTPQTVNAYYHPMMNEIVFPAAILQPPFFTADADDAVNYGGIGAVIGHEIGHGFDDQGSQFDGGGTLRNWWTDEDRQAFEKLTAKLVAQYDALSPSAAPGHNVNGRLTLGENIGDLAGLAIAYKAYQISLDGKEPEVLDGLTGEQRFFASWAAGWRQVIRQEEAIRRLATDPHSPNEFRTNAIARNLDAFHEAFDVSEQDGMWMPPGERVSIW; the protein is encoded by the coding sequence GTGCCCATATCGGGGATCGACCTGTCCACCATCGACCACACGGTCCGGCCGCAGGATGACCTGTACCAGCACGTCAACGGTGCCTGGCTGAAGGCCACGGAAATCCCTGACGACCGCCCCCTGGAGGGCACCTTCACGGCCCTCCGGGACGGTTCGGAGATCGCGGTCCGGGACATCATTGAAGAAGCGGCAGCCAAGGGTGGGGCCGCCAGCGGAATCGAGCGGAAGATCGGGGACCTTTACAACAGCTTCATGGATGAGGCCTCTGTAGAGGCCAAGGGCCTTGAACCGATCCGGCAGAGGCTGGCGGCCGTGTTCGCCACGACCTCCGTGGCAGAGCTCGTGTCCCTGGCAGGGCGGCTCTTCCGGGCCGACGTTGGCGGGCTCTTCTACATCTACCCCGCGCCGGACGCCGGCAACCCCGACCGGATTCTTTTGTACACCGGCCAGGGCGGCCTCGGACTTCCCGACGAGTCGTACTACCGGGAAGAGAAGTTCGCACCGATGGTCACTGCGTACCAAGCGCATGTAAAAACCATGCTCGAACTGGCGGGCGTGGCCGACGCCGGTGCCGCCGCAGGGCGGGTTGTGGAGCTGGAGACCAAGCTCGCATCCCACCACTGGGACAATGTCACGCTGCGGGACCCGCAGAAAACCTACAACCTCAAGACGGCGGACGAAGCGTCCGCCCTGTTCCCGCTGCTCACCACCTGGTTCGAAGCTGCCGGGATCGACGAGGCCAAACGGCAGGAAATCGTGGTGAGCACCCCGCCGTTCTTCGAGGGCGCCGCGGCGCTCCTCGAATCCGAGCCCCTGGCCCACTGGCAGGAATGGCTCGCCATGCGGGTGGTGAGCGCCGCGGCCCCCTACCTGTCGTCGTCGTTCGTGGATGCCAACTTCGCGTTCTACGGGACCACCATCAGCGGCACCCCGCGGAACAAGGACCGCTGGAAGCGCGGCGTCGCCGTCGTCGAAGCGGCACTGGGCGAAGCCGTGGGACAGATCTACGTGGCCCGCCACTTCCCCGAGACGCACAAGGCCCGCATGCAGGCGCTTGTTGCCAATCTGATTGAGGCCTACCGGCAGAGCATCACCGCAGTGGGCTGGATGGGAGAGGCCACGAAGGCGGAGGCGCTTCGGAAACTGGAGGGCTTCCGGGCGAAGATCGGCTACCCGGAGGAATGGATTGACTACTCAGCCGTGGAGATCGATCCGGCTGACCTCCTGGGCAACGTGGAGCGTGCACACAATGCCGACGTCGACCGGCACCTTGACGAGGTGGGCAAGCCGGTGGACCGCAACAAGTGGCTCATGACACCGCAGACGGTCAACGCGTACTACCACCCCATGATGAACGAAATCGTGTTCCCGGCAGCGATCCTGCAGCCTCCGTTCTTCACCGCCGACGCGGACGACGCCGTGAACTACGGCGGCATCGGGGCCGTCATCGGGCACGAGATCGGCCATGGTTTTGACGACCAGGGATCCCAGTTCGACGGCGGCGGAACGCTGCGGAACTGGTGGACGGATGAGGACCGGCAGGCTTTCGAAAAGCTCACCGCCAAACTCGTGGCCCAGTACGATGCCCTGTCACCCTCCGCGGCGCCGGGACACAACGTCAACGGCCGGCTCACGCTTGGCGAAAATATCGGCGACCTGGCCGGGCTGGCGATCGCCTACAAGGCGTATCAGATCAGCCTTGACGGTAAGGAGCCGGAGGTCCTGGACGGCCTGACCGGGGAGCAGCGCTTTTTTGCCTCCTGGGCCGCCGGATGGCGGCAGGTCATCAGGCAGGAGGAGGCTATCCGCCGCCTCGCGACGGACCCCCACTCCCCCAACGAGTTCCGCACCAATGCCATTGCCAGGAACCTCGACGCCTTCCACGAAGCATTCGATGTTTCCGAGCAGGACGGCATGTGGATGCCTCCCGGGGAACGCGTCAGCATCTGGTAG
- a CDS encoding LCP family protein — MPVWLKVVTAVLSVAIVGGLVFAGFWFLRLQGNISKAPLNAGGGSTDSVSDASGRMQILILGSDTRDGKNSGYGTADDSNGYGKSDVMMLMDISEDNKRVSVISFPRDLLVDIPQCKDTKTNQVYPARSGVMINEAMAEAGIGCAVDTVNKLTGLEVDHFMMADFNAVKELSNAVGGVEVCISDAVYDPDSRLRLPAGTSAVQGEMALAFLRTRHAFADGGDLGRIKAQQGFLSSLTRKIKDDGTLSDPGKMLKIADVVTQNLTVDEGLASVPSLLTIGTRLKDIDISKVAFVAVPTAPAVMDPNRLQIAEPAGSQLFSALRQDVDLTDPTAPSPAPSETSAPPTTAPTETAPALPPYDKALQPVTVANGSGVPGRAQEIVQALISGGFTQAGQFEATAVAQSVVYYGADFADVAADVAAMLGIPAAQMLPAPNIAGVQVYLGTDFTAGTTYGAAVLPEDIVNQTAKDASCQQANPALVVGD, encoded by the coding sequence ATGCCGGTGTGGCTCAAGGTGGTCACAGCCGTCCTCTCAGTGGCCATTGTGGGCGGCCTCGTGTTTGCCGGCTTCTGGTTCCTGCGCCTGCAGGGCAATATTTCCAAAGCCCCCCTGAATGCAGGCGGCGGCAGCACCGATTCGGTGAGTGACGCCTCCGGACGGATGCAGATCCTTATTCTCGGTTCGGACACGCGTGACGGGAAGAACTCCGGCTACGGCACCGCGGATGACTCCAACGGATACGGCAAGTCCGATGTCATGATGCTGATGGACATCTCCGAGGACAACAAACGCGTCAGCGTCATCAGCTTCCCGCGGGACCTGCTGGTTGACATCCCGCAGTGCAAGGACACAAAAACCAACCAGGTCTATCCTGCCCGCAGCGGCGTGATGATCAACGAAGCCATGGCGGAAGCGGGCATTGGCTGCGCCGTGGATACGGTCAACAAGCTCACCGGCCTGGAGGTTGACCACTTCATGATGGCCGACTTCAACGCGGTGAAGGAACTGTCCAACGCGGTCGGGGGAGTCGAGGTGTGCATCAGCGACGCCGTCTACGATCCTGACTCCCGCCTCCGGCTGCCCGCCGGAACCTCCGCGGTCCAGGGCGAAATGGCCCTCGCGTTCCTGCGCACCCGGCACGCTTTTGCCGACGGCGGCGACCTCGGCCGCATCAAGGCGCAGCAAGGCTTCCTGTCGTCCCTGACCCGCAAGATCAAGGACGACGGAACGCTTTCGGATCCCGGCAAGATGCTGAAGATCGCCGACGTCGTCACCCAAAACCTGACCGTCGATGAAGGACTCGCCTCGGTGCCAAGCCTGCTCACCATCGGGACCCGGCTCAAGGACATCGACATCAGCAAAGTGGCGTTCGTGGCTGTCCCCACTGCGCCGGCAGTGATGGATCCCAACAGGCTCCAGATTGCTGAGCCCGCCGGTTCCCAGCTCTTCTCCGCCCTGCGCCAGGACGTCGACCTGACCGATCCCACCGCGCCGTCGCCGGCGCCTTCCGAAACATCGGCGCCCCCCACCACGGCCCCCACGGAAACCGCGCCTGCGCTCCCGCCCTACGACAAAGCCCTGCAACCGGTCACTGTGGCCAACGGCAGCGGCGTCCCGGGCCGTGCGCAGGAAATTGTCCAGGCACTGATCTCCGGCGGATTCACGCAGGCCGGCCAGTTCGAGGCGACGGCGGTGGCGCAGTCGGTGGTCTACTACGGCGCGGATTTCGCGGATGTTGCAGCGGATGTTGCGGCGATGTTGGGCATCCCGGCCGCACAGATGCTGCCTGCGCCGAACATTGCGGGGGTCCAGGTGTACCTCGGTACCGACTTCACCGCCGGCACTACGTACGGGGCGGCCGTACTGCCCGAGGACATCGTTAACCAGACAGCAAAAGACGCTTCCTGCCAGCAGGCCAACCCGGCCCTTGTCGTCGGGGATTAG
- the era gene encoding GTPase Era, producing MSKKNKAESHDDFGGFRAGFSILVGRPNAGKSTLTNALVGKKVAITSAKPQTTRHTIRGIVHREDAQLILVDTPGLHRPRTLLGKRLNDLVADTLAEVDAIGFCLPANEKIGPGDKFIAAQLAAVGSKPVIAIVTKADLVDRQALTEQLLAVAALGREVMGEDGWKDIVPVSATDGFQVGTVADVLITHMPPSPPLYPDGELTDEPEAVMVAELIREAALEGVRDELPHSLAVVVEEIVPREDRPEDSPLLDVRVNLYVERPSQKAIIIGKGGSRLREVGTNARKGIEALLGTRIYLDLHVKVAKDWQRDPKQLVKLGF from the coding sequence GTGAGCAAGAAAAATAAGGCCGAAAGCCACGACGATTTTGGCGGTTTCCGGGCAGGGTTCTCGATCCTGGTGGGCCGGCCCAACGCGGGCAAGTCCACTTTGACGAACGCGCTGGTGGGCAAGAAAGTGGCTATTACTTCCGCGAAGCCGCAGACGACCCGCCACACCATCCGAGGCATCGTCCACCGCGAGGATGCCCAGCTCATCCTCGTGGATACGCCAGGGCTCCACCGCCCCCGCACCCTTCTCGGGAAGCGCCTCAACGACCTCGTGGCAGACACGCTGGCCGAGGTGGACGCGATTGGCTTCTGCCTGCCGGCCAACGAAAAGATCGGCCCCGGGGACAAATTCATTGCCGCGCAGCTTGCAGCAGTGGGCAGCAAGCCCGTGATTGCCATCGTCACCAAAGCCGACCTCGTGGACCGCCAGGCCCTGACCGAACAGCTCCTGGCTGTTGCGGCCCTCGGCCGGGAGGTGATGGGGGAGGACGGCTGGAAGGATATCGTTCCCGTTTCTGCCACCGACGGCTTCCAGGTGGGCACCGTGGCGGACGTCCTGATCACCCACATGCCGCCGTCGCCCCCGCTGTACCCGGACGGTGAGCTGACGGACGAGCCCGAGGCCGTCATGGTCGCCGAACTGATCCGGGAGGCGGCGCTGGAAGGCGTCCGCGATGAACTGCCCCACTCGCTCGCTGTTGTGGTGGAGGAAATTGTTCCCCGCGAAGACCGGCCGGAAGACAGCCCGCTGCTGGACGTGCGGGTCAACCTGTACGTTGAACGTCCCTCGCAGAAGGCCATCATCATCGGCAAGGGCGGCAGCCGGCTGCGCGAAGTTGGCACCAATGCCCGCAAGGGCATCGAGGCGCTCCTCGGCACGCGGATCTATCTTGACCTTCACGTGAAGGTGGCGAAGGACTGGCAGCGGGACCCGAAACAGCTGGTAAAGCTGGGCTTCTGA
- a CDS encoding hemolysin family protein, translating to MTPLLLVAMALVFLAVAAVLTAAEAAFNFIPRHDAEEALVKSRGGALRRILGQPVAHIRALRFWRVWFEMASAVAVSVLLYSLLSNVWLAGLAATGIMALLGFVIVGVSPRQLGRLHAAAVVRFTAPMIRFLTWVLGPIPGWLVRLGSTAAPGAPGGDEAFFSEQEFRELVERASESDMIEDTEAEMIQSVFDFGDTLVRAVMVPRTDILTIEAGSSLRQAMSLFLRSGYSRIPVIGDSTDHILGIIYLKDVAAVIHELAPNEEPPLVESLARDVRYVPESKPVSDLLRELQKESTHVAIVIDEYGGTAGLVTLEDLIEEIVGEIVDEYDTESAEAVALGDGSYRVSARMGIDDLGELFDIELDDDEVDTVGGLLAKALGRVPIVGSSVEVHGVSLRADRLEGRRNRVSHIIAAPLAKEDTDLEDLFDEAEATQQGVSREQEK from the coding sequence GTGACGCCCCTGCTCCTCGTGGCAATGGCCTTGGTTTTCCTGGCCGTTGCGGCCGTGCTGACCGCGGCGGAGGCCGCATTCAACTTCATTCCGCGCCATGACGCCGAAGAAGCCCTGGTCAAAAGCCGCGGTGGCGCCCTGCGGCGCATCCTCGGCCAGCCGGTGGCCCACATCAGGGCCCTGCGGTTCTGGCGCGTCTGGTTCGAAATGGCGTCCGCCGTCGCCGTGTCCGTCCTGCTCTACAGCCTGCTCAGCAATGTCTGGCTTGCGGGCCTGGCGGCAACCGGGATCATGGCCCTGCTGGGCTTTGTCATTGTTGGCGTCTCACCGCGGCAGCTCGGCCGGCTCCACGCAGCTGCTGTTGTCCGCTTCACCGCGCCCATGATCCGTTTCCTCACTTGGGTCCTGGGGCCCATCCCCGGCTGGCTGGTGAGGCTTGGAAGTACCGCGGCCCCGGGAGCGCCCGGCGGTGACGAGGCGTTCTTCAGCGAGCAGGAATTCCGTGAACTCGTGGAGCGCGCCAGCGAGTCGGACATGATCGAGGACACCGAGGCTGAGATGATCCAGTCCGTCTTCGACTTCGGGGACACCCTTGTCCGGGCCGTCATGGTGCCCCGGACAGACATCCTCACCATCGAGGCGGGGTCCAGCCTGCGCCAGGCAATGTCCCTGTTCCTCCGCTCCGGCTATTCCCGGATTCCGGTCATCGGCGACAGCACCGACCATATCCTCGGCATCATCTACCTGAAGGATGTTGCCGCCGTCATCCATGAGCTGGCGCCCAATGAGGAACCGCCGCTGGTGGAGTCGCTCGCCCGCGACGTCCGGTACGTACCGGAGTCCAAACCCGTCAGCGACCTGCTCCGCGAGCTGCAGAAAGAGTCCACGCACGTGGCCATCGTGATCGATGAATACGGCGGAACGGCCGGCCTGGTCACCCTGGAGGACCTGATCGAGGAAATCGTGGGCGAAATCGTGGACGAGTACGACACCGAAAGCGCCGAGGCGGTTGCGTTGGGTGACGGCTCGTACCGGGTCAGCGCACGCATGGGCATCGACGACCTCGGGGAGCTCTTTGACATTGAGCTTGACGACGACGAAGTGGACACCGTCGGCGGCCTCCTCGCCAAGGCCCTGGGCCGCGTTCCCATCGTGGGGAGCTCCGTGGAAGTACACGGCGTGTCCCTCAGGGCCGACCGGCTTGAAGGCCGACGGAACCGCGTCAGCCACATCATTGCGGCGCCGTTGGCAAAAGAAGACACTGACCTTGAAGACCTCTTCGACGAGGCGGAAGCAACCCAGCAGGGAGTCTCACGTGAGCAAGAAAAATAA
- the ybeY gene encoding rRNA maturation RNase YbeY, with product MSIEVNNESGVQVDEAELVALSRYIFEQLYIHPQAELSILLVDEPAMEKLHIELMDEPGSTDVLSVPMDELTPGTPDRPTPQGMLGDIAICPQVAKVQAKNAGHPLQDEMLLLTTHGILHLLGYDHAEPEEKAEMFGLQRELLSGFTGKEAPAETTQ from the coding sequence ATGAGCATCGAGGTGAACAATGAGTCCGGCGTCCAGGTGGATGAAGCTGAACTCGTGGCGTTGTCCCGGTACATATTCGAACAGCTCTACATCCATCCGCAAGCTGAACTGTCCATCCTCCTGGTGGACGAACCTGCCATGGAGAAGCTCCACATTGAGCTGATGGATGAGCCGGGCTCCACAGATGTGCTGTCCGTGCCCATGGACGAGCTGACCCCGGGTACGCCGGACCGGCCCACACCGCAGGGAATGCTGGGCGACATTGCCATCTGCCCGCAGGTGGCCAAGGTCCAGGCCAAAAACGCCGGCCACCCCCTCCAGGACGAGATGTTGCTGCTGACCACCCACGGGATCCTGCACCTGCTGGGCTACGACCACGCCGAACCCGAGGAAAAGGCCGAAATGTTCGGGCTCCAGCGTGAACTGCTGTCCGGCTTCACCGGCAAAGAAGCGCCTGCCGAGACCACCCAGTGA
- a CDS encoding PhoH family protein produces MTESANGKRRLNTGEGAAGEFPHSLPGSRTEVVVFDNSDQMVQSLGSHDEALRFIEEQFPHVNFHVRGNELSITGPASDVPRIMRLLHEVRGLVARGTVISPAVLQQLVALLRTQSLQNPVDVLTHDILSSRGKTIRPKTLNQKTYVDAIDDNTVIFGIGPAGTGKTYLAMAKAVQALQQKEVSRIILTRPAVEAGERLGFLPGTLSDKIDPYLRPLYDALHDMMDPESIPRLMAAGTIEVAPLAYMRGRTLNDAFIILDEAQNTTPEQMKMFLTRLGFGSKMVVTGDVTQVDLPFGTRSGLRIVEEILQGIEGVSFSVLDAADVVRHRLVGDIVNAYSIWDDAQRSRVKHSAGAGKRGEHS; encoded by the coding sequence ATGACTGAATCAGCGAATGGAAAGCGCCGGCTCAACACGGGCGAAGGCGCCGCAGGGGAATTTCCCCACTCTCTCCCCGGCAGCCGTACCGAAGTTGTTGTTTTCGACAACTCCGACCAGATGGTCCAGTCACTGGGCAGCCACGATGAGGCGCTGCGCTTCATCGAGGAACAGTTCCCGCACGTCAATTTCCATGTCCGCGGCAACGAGCTCTCCATCACCGGTCCTGCCAGCGACGTGCCCCGCATCATGCGGCTCCTCCACGAGGTCCGCGGCCTGGTGGCCCGTGGAACCGTCATCAGTCCGGCCGTCCTGCAGCAGCTCGTGGCCCTCCTGCGTACCCAGTCACTGCAAAACCCCGTGGACGTGCTGACGCACGACATCCTGTCCAGCCGCGGGAAGACGATCCGGCCGAAGACGCTGAACCAGAAGACCTACGTTGACGCCATCGACGACAACACCGTGATTTTCGGCATCGGCCCGGCCGGAACCGGCAAGACCTACCTGGCCATGGCCAAGGCAGTGCAGGCGCTTCAGCAGAAGGAGGTCAGCCGGATCATCCTGACGCGTCCGGCAGTTGAGGCGGGGGAGCGGCTGGGATTCCTGCCGGGAACCCTGAGCGACAAGATCGATCCCTACCTCCGCCCGCTTTACGACGCGCTGCACGACATGATGGACCCGGAGTCCATTCCCAGGCTGATGGCGGCCGGCACCATAGAAGTGGCTCCCCTGGCCTACATGCGCGGACGAACGCTCAATGACGCCTTCATCATCCTTGACGAGGCGCAGAACACCACGCCCGAGCAGATGAAGATGTTCCTGACCCGGCTTGGCTTTGGCTCCAAGATGGTGGTCACCGGTGACGTCACCCAGGTGGACCTGCCTTTCGGCACCCGTTCCGGGCTCCGCATTGTCGAGGAGATCCTGCAGGGCATCGAAGGCGTCAGTTTTTCCGTGCTGGACGCAGCGGATGTTGTCCGGCACCGGCTGGTGGGGGATATTGTCAATGCCTACAGCATCTGGGATGACGCACAGCGCAGCCGGGTGAAGCATTCGGCGGGCGCCGGCAAGCGGGGGGAACACTCATGA